The Heyndrickxia acidicola sequence GGAAGAAAAAACCGCCGGCAGCTAAATACAAGATAGCTATTTTTTTATGGTCAACAGTAGTCAAGTAATCCCAAACGGCAGCACCAAATCCTTTTTTCTGAGCTTTACTACTCACAGTGAAACCTCCCTTTCATGCCAATTCCCCTATTGATTATGCACTTTTAAACCCATCAAGTATTCTGCCAGGGCATCGAGATCTTGGTTGGATAGCTTATCTTTAAAGGCTGGCATTTTAACTCCAGGTTTAAACTGTGATGGATCTTGAATCCACTTTTTCAAATTTTCTTTATTATGAGCCAATATACCGCCAATCCTTTCACGTTCTCCAAAGGTAGCGAGATTCGGAGCAAGACGAGCTTGTGCCGGTCTTGGATCCTGAGGTGTGACCGCATGGCAGCTTATACAGGTTTTATTAAATACTTGCTGACCTTCTTGTGCCAGCGCAGTCGTTGGCTGAGGCTTTTTAGCATTTTTCATTTGATCGAGCCATTGAGCAAATTCATCTTGTGACATGGTTTTCACCTTAAAGTCCATCAGAGAATGTGATGGGCCGCAAAGCTCGGCACATTTTCCATAAAACAGGTTCCCAGCTTCCTGGGCCTTTTTGCTGTCGAATTCGAGCCAAAACTTATTGACATTGTCTACATTCGTATCCATTTTCCCGCCTATAGCAGGGATCCAAAATGAATGTTTTACATCAGAAGCCTTTAAAGTAAAGTAAACCTTTTCATCTGTTGGCACCACAAGTGTTTCACTTGTAATCACCTTAGCATCTGGATACTCAAACTCCCACCAATAGAGGCTTGAGCGGACATTAATAACAAGTGATTTATGATTCCCGTTATTGTCTTTTTGGTCCATGGCTGAGGTGTCTCCGAGCTTAAAGGTATCGGCAACTACCGGCACTGCCAGTATAATCAGTAAAAGTGTCGGAATAACCGTCCATAAAATTTCAAGGACGTGATTCCCTTCCACTTGTTTCGGAATGAAATTTTCCTGATTTTTACGCCGCCGAAAGCGCACGATAGCAATTACATAAACGATGACGACAACAGCTATTACGAATACCATAATGCCCAAACTCAATTCCATTAAATTGAATTGCATTTGAGCGACTTCTCCCGCTGGCCTTAAAGTGGACAAATAGGGTTTCCCACACCCTGCAAGCACAAGTCCCAATATTGCGAAAATTGAGAACATACGCCATGTACGAAACCAACGTTTCATAGCTTCATCAAACCCCTCTTTCGTGTTTATGTAGTTTTGTTACAAGGACACAAACATATATTTGAATTCTTTTATAGGGCTTGCACTAAACAGTAATCCTGATGAAATGGAATATTCGCATGGATTAGCTTCCATACGAATAAACCAACTTTCAGCAAGAATAAAAAGGCAATCCCCGAAAGAAAGAATCCCTTATTTGAATAGTGTTGCAATGACCATGGCTACAAATAATATAGTCAGGTAATTTAAAGAATACACAAACATTAATTTAGCCCATTTCAGATCATCCTTCATCTTATAACCGGCAATCCCCAATACCAGCCAACCAATGTTAAATAATGTAGCTAAAACAACAAATGGAATTCCTAATGGCAAAAGAAAGAATGGAATCGGCAGAAGACACGCTACCCAAATAACCATATGGCGCTTTGTAACTTCAAACCCACGTACAACCGGAAGCATAGGAATACCTGCCGCCCTATATTCTTCACAACGTTTCATCGCCAAAGCATAAAAATGCGGAGGCTGCCAAATAAACATTAATAAAAATAACATCCATGCTGTAGTATCTAAGTTCGGATCCACTGCTGCCCAGCCGATCAGCGGAGGAACAGCTCCCGAAATACTCCCTACAATAGTGTTGCTCACAAATAATCTTTTTGACCACATAGAATATAGAACAACATAGCTTACAACACCAATGATTCCAAAGATCCCTGCAGTGACAGAGGTAAGAAAGAGACAAATCAGCCCTAACACAATAAAGCCAAAACCTATTGTCAGTACTTTGGCCCCGCTCATTTTCCCTGTGACGGTAGGTCTTGAAGTTTTGCTTTTCATAATTTGGTCAATATCACGGTCGATGTAATTATTCAGTGCACAAGACCCTCCGATAATTAATGCTGTTCCAAGAAGGGAAAGGAATACAATATCCAATGAGTCAAGGAAATGCTGGTGAGTAAATACTAATGCAAGCCATACACCTGTAAAGGCTGTAATTAAGTTTGAATTTACAATTCCTATTTTAATAAGTGACAGGAAATCTTTGAAAGCAGTCGTTTCTACAACCTCAGTTTCTTTTACTCCAACTGCTGTATGGTTGTCAGGCATTCAGACCACCCTCCTCTTTTTCTACGATTAAGTCATGTATATAAACTATCATCTTTGCATCTCCTCTAAAAATTTATAAAGCAACAGAGTGCTCAGTAAGTATAAATAATACCTTTATTGTACTACTATAAATCAAATTAATCACCATTACCATGCCGACCCCTGGCACTCTCACAGAAACTGCTGGACCTGTCTGTACACCCTAATTTTACCACAATTAACTACTGCTAAGTTGAAATAAACTCCATCAATTCAATATTAAATCATATTTTGGTCTTTGAATGTGACGGTTTTGCATACTTTTTTTGTCAATCCCGTGTCATACGCCGTAATCTTTGAAAAGTGCCTTTATTTGAGATATGATGTACATCAATGAAGAAATAGCAGTATATATTATATTTTCATTGAATTAGTAAAATACTGCTTTTGGATTGGATGACGGCCGCTTGGTGAAAGGCTGGTACTGGTTGTAATGTCCAGCATAGAGGAAAGTTGAATTAGTCTTATCTCTATCTAAACAAACTTTCCGATTTCTTTCAAGGTAAGAAGGTATTACTTGTCACAATTTATTCGTTTGTTTTTTCAGTGGGGTTTATGTACTATCAAGTAGGAACTTACTCATTATATTATTTTTATATATTTGTTTTAGAAGCAATATGCAGGTATATGAATAATGAAATATCAATTTAAGAAGGTGAATCAATTGCATCGAGGTTTAAAATGGCTTGCTGTCCTGTCAACGATTGCAATGTTATTGGTTTTAATTGATGGATCTCTTGTGACTAACTCAAATTCAGCTATGGGCTGCGGACGCTCCTGGCCGCTTTGCAACGGGAAATTAGTTCCGGATTTTTTCTCCATCCATACACTGATTGAATTATCCCATCGTATGATCTCAGGTGTAACGGGAATTTTAGTTCTTCTTTTATCCATCTTTTCATGGAAAGCAATAGGGCATAAAAGAGAAACAAAATTTTTGTCAATATTGTCTTTTCTATTTTTAGTTATTCAAAGTTTAATTGGAGCTGCAGCAGTTATCTGGCAGCAATCAAGTTTTGTACTGGCGCTTCATTTCGGAATATCTTTAATTTCCTTTGCCGCCGTATTGCTGCTTACTTTATTAATTTTTGAAGTTGATCAGAAGTTTGATGCCTATACACTTGTGTTGGACAAGCGGCTTAAATGGCATACAGTCTGCGTTACAATTTACAGTTACATCGTTGTCTATTCAGGAGCACTCGTCCGCCATACGAACTCAAGTTTAGTCTGCAGGGACTTTCCGATGTGCCTAAATGATGCGCCCGGTCTTATCAGCAACACAAACCAATGGATTCAGATGGGTCACCGGACTGCAGCCTTATTAATTTTCTTATGGATTGGGTATTTAGCTCTGCGGGCGATCAAGAAATACAAAGACAGCCGAGTAATTTATTGGGGATGGATTATCGCTTTTATACTGGTATGTCTGCAAGCCTTGGCGGGAGTACTAATCATTTATACTCATTTAAGTATCTTCGCTGCCTTGCTGCATGTATTATTTATCACTTGCTTGTTTGGCCTGCTGAGCTATTTAACACTTCTTGTAAGCAGAAGTGCAACATCACGAGCTTAACAAATTTTAAATGGCAGCCGATCTGGGTTCATACTCAGATATAGTATTTAGTCAAATAAAAAAGAAAGGCTCGAAAGCCTTTCTTTTTTATTTGACTCTGTTAAATCTTGCCTGTTGATTTCTGCTGTAGGCCACTAAACAGGAGTCTCTACCTTTTGCGCCCCACAACTACGCTTAAAATCAACATTGATCTTTAACAA is a genomic window containing:
- the coxB gene encoding cytochrome c oxidase subunit II, which translates into the protein MKRWFRTWRMFSIFAILGLVLAGCGKPYLSTLRPAGEVAQMQFNLMELSLGIMVFVIAVVVIVYVIAIVRFRRRKNQENFIPKQVEGNHVLEILWTVIPTLLLIILAVPVVADTFKLGDTSAMDQKDNNGNHKSLVINVRSSLYWWEFEYPDAKVITSETLVVPTDEKVYFTLKASDVKHSFWIPAIGGKMDTNVDNVNKFWLEFDSKKAQEAGNLFYGKCAELCGPSHSLMDFKVKTMSQDEFAQWLDQMKNAKKPQPTTALAQEGQQVFNKTCISCHAVTPQDPRPAQARLAPNLATFGERERIGGILAHNKENLKKWIQDPSQFKPGVKMPAFKDKLSNQDLDALAEYLMGLKVHNQ
- a CDS encoding COX15/CtaA family protein; protein product: MHRGLKWLAVLSTIAMLLVLIDGSLVTNSNSAMGCGRSWPLCNGKLVPDFFSIHTLIELSHRMISGVTGILVLLLSIFSWKAIGHKRETKFLSILSFLFLVIQSLIGAAAVIWQQSSFVLALHFGISLISFAAVLLLTLLIFEVDQKFDAYTLVLDKRLKWHTVCVTIYSYIVVYSGALVRHTNSSLVCRDFPMCLNDAPGLISNTNQWIQMGHRTAALLIFLWIGYLALRAIKKYKDSRVIYWGWIIAFILVCLQALAGVLIIYTHLSIFAALLHVLFITCLFGLLSYLTLLVSRSATSRA
- the cyoE gene encoding heme o synthase; amino-acid sequence: MPDNHTAVGVKETEVVETTAFKDFLSLIKIGIVNSNLITAFTGVWLALVFTHQHFLDSLDIVFLSLLGTALIIGGSCALNNYIDRDIDQIMKSKTSRPTVTGKMSGAKVLTIGFGFIVLGLICLFLTSVTAGIFGIIGVVSYVVLYSMWSKRLFVSNTIVGSISGAVPPLIGWAAVDPNLDTTAWMLFLLMFIWQPPHFYALAMKRCEEYRAAGIPMLPVVRGFEVTKRHMVIWVACLLPIPFFLLPLGIPFVVLATLFNIGWLVLGIAGYKMKDDLKWAKLMFVYSLNYLTILFVAMVIATLFK